GTAAACAGGCCGAACAGCTACTGGAAAACAAAAGCCTGGATCTTTACCGGGCTAATCAGGAGCTGCGTGCGCTGGCGGATTCGCTCGAAAACACCGTCGGGGAACGTACCCGCGAACTGGTTGAAGCACGTGACCAAGCAATGGCTGCCAGTCGTGCCAAAAGCTCGTTTCTGGCTGCAATGAGCCACGAAATCCGCACCCCCATGAATGGCATCATTGGCATGGCGACCCTGTTGCAGGATACCCGGCTCGATGCAGGCCAGCAGCACCAGGTTGCCACCATTCTGCAATCCGCACAGGCATTGCTGGGGATACTCAACGATATTCTCGACATTTCCCGTCTAGAGGCAGGCAAACTAGAACTGTTGTCAGAAACTTTCCGCCTGTATGACATACTGCCAGGGATGCTTGAGACCATGCAAGCGATAGCCCGGCAGAAGCAACTGGAACTGCTCAAGGACATCCACGCACAGACGCCAGATATCATGTGCGGGGATAGTTTACGCATACGCCAGATTCTGACCAACCTGATCGGCAATGCCATCAAGTTTACCCCGCAGGGCACAATTACTCTACGTATCCATCCATCCGCCACACATCCGGGCAGTATCCGCTTTGAAGTACAGGATACCGGTATCGGCATTCCACTGGAAAAGCAAGCCGACCTGTTCCGCGCTTTCAGCCAGATCAGCCGCTACGACCAACACAATAGCAGTGGCACTGGGCTGGGGTTGGCCATCTGCCGCAGGCTTGTCAATTTGATGGACGGCACCATCGGTCTTGTGAGTACACCCGGTGTAGGCAGCACATTTTGGTTCGAAATTCCTCTGGCCGCTTCGCCCACGCAGATCGCAGTAAAGCAGGCCGGACATGAAAAACTGCCCGCATCTGCCACAATGCAATACGCAAACACTGGCCACCATGTACTGGTGGTTGAAGACCATAAGGTCAACCAACTGGTCGCCAAAGGTATGCTGACGAAACTGGGCTACAAAGTCACGCTGGCAGAAACCGGCTTCCAGGCAGTCGAACTGCTACGCAGTCAGGATGACTTTGACCTGGTACTGATGGACATCCAGATGCCAGGCATGAATGGCGTAGAAGCAACCCGCATTATCCGCAATGAATTCCCTGATCGGCCACTACCCATCCTGGCCCTCACCGCCAACGCCATGAAAGGCGATGAGCAGGAATACCTGGCTGCTGGCATGGATGCTTGCCTGACTAAACCAATCCAGATTGTCCAACTGGCAGCAGCACTCAGGGAATGGTGCCGGGCAACAGCTGGATAACAATAACCATGACAGAGCCAATGCTAATGAACAGTTTGCACCATG
The sequence above is drawn from the Thiothrix nivea DSM 5205 genome and encodes:
- a CDS encoding ATP-binding protein → MNDEISRLQRRLEREKSARKQAEQLLENKSLDLYRANQELRALADSLENTVGERTRELVEARDQAMAASRAKSSFLAAMSHEIRTPMNGIIGMATLLQDTRLDAGQQHQVATILQSAQALLGILNDILDISRLEAGKLELLSETFRLYDILPGMLETMQAIARQKQLELLKDIHAQTPDIMCGDSLRIRQILTNLIGNAIKFTPQGTITLRIHPSATHPGSIRFEVQDTGIGIPLEKQADLFRAFSQISRYDQHNSSGTGLGLAICRRLVNLMDGTIGLVSTPGVGSTFWFEIPLAASPTQIAVKQAGHEKLPASATMQYANTGHHVLVVEDHKVNQLVAKGMLTKLGYKVTLAETGFQAVELLRSQDDFDLVLMDIQMPGMNGVEATRIIRNEFPDRPLPILALTANAMKGDEQEYLAAGMDACLTKPIQIVQLAAALREWCRATAG